A stretch of DNA from Takifugu flavidus isolate HTHZ2018 chromosome 22, ASM371156v2, whole genome shotgun sequence:
ggtgtggtggtgctggtggtgctgctgatgctggtgctggtggtggtggtggtggtggtgctgctgctggtgctggtgctggtggtggtgctctgctggtgctgctggtggtggtgctgctgctgctggtggtggtggtggtgctgctggtggtgctggtggtggtgtggatAGCTggtggtgttgctgctggtgctgctgctggtgctgctgctgctgcgggtggtgctgctgctggtggtgctgctggtgctatctggtggtgctgctggtggtggtgctgctggttgttggttctgctggtggtgctggtgcttgTTGGTgactgctggtggtggtgctgctgctggtgctgctgctggctgggtgctgtgtggtggtggtggtggtgctgctgctggtgctggtgctggtggtggtgtgctgctgtggtgctgcttgtggtggtgctgctgatgctggtggtggtggtgctgggggtgctggtgctggtggtggtggtggtggtgctgctgctggtgctggtggtggtgtggtggttgcTGATCTGCTGgtgcggtggtggtggtggtggtgtgcggtgctgctgttggtgctggtgctgtgtggttgtgctgctgctggtgctgctggtggtggggctgctgctgctggtggtggtggtggtgctgctggtggtgatgctggtgttggtggtgctggtggtttgctgctggtgctctgctggtgctgctgatgctggtgctggtggtgctgctgctggtggtgctgctgatgtgctTCTTGGTGTGTGCTGCTGgttggtgtgctgctggtggtggtgctgctggtggtgctgctggtgctggtgatgctgctggtggtggtgctgtgtggtgctgctgctggttgctggtggtggtggtggtggtggtgatgctctggtgctggtgctggtggtggtgctgcttctgtgctgctggttggtgttgctgatgatgctggtggtggtggtgctggtggtgctggtgctggtggtggtggtggtggtgctgatgctggtgctggtggtggtgtgtggtggtgctgctgctgtgctggtgctggtggtgtctctgctggtgtgtgctgtggtggtgcttctgctgctggtggtggtggtggtgctgctggtggtgatgctggtggtggtggtgctggtggtgctgatgatggtgctgatgatggtgatgctgatgatggtgatggtggtgatgatgctggtggtgatgctgggtgctgctggtgatggctGGTTGTGGTGGTGTGCttgtggtggtgctgatggtggtgatgctggtctggtggtgatgatggtggtggtgatgatgatggtgctgactgatggtgatggtggggatgctgatggtggtgatgatggtggtggtggtggtgatgatggtggtgatgatggtggtggtgatggatggtggtggtgatgatgggttggtgtggtggtgtgtgtgtgggggggggggggggcagcgacgTGCAGCGGAGCCGCTTTAGTCCAATGACATTTGTCTTTTGACCATTGATGATCAAAGCGATGAAGCAGCGCTGCGTTCTCGTGCACAGGCGTGTTGGTGGTTATTTTCATCAGTCTGTTTGCTCACGTGCACAGAGGTGGAGCGAGCGTCTCCGTCAGCGCACATCAAACTAATCCCTGATGCGACATCTCAGAGCACATTAAACACTCTTATATAAGAGCAAAACACAGCCGACCCGCTCACACGTGCATGAACTCCCTCACGTTCACTGGCGCTTGGATCAGATGTCGTGCACGAGCCTCTGGGGTCGGTGACCTCCAGGACAGATGGACACAAGCTGAACCAGGACCTTTATTCTGTTTATTCCTTTGCTGTGACACCCGTGTTAGCATGTATGgttttagcagcagcagcttttatcCCCCAACGTTTCGAAAGAGGAGTTTTCATGTTCAGGAAgtctttttcatgtgtttttggcGACTCGAGCCTAAAAAATGACGAGACGACGCGACTGTAAACGTTTTTGGAAACGAGCAGAAGCCAGTTAGCTTGCAATGCTACAGGCACGGCTGTGTTTCAGTGGCTGGAACGTTTGAGACAGAAAAGGTTGTTTTAGCCAGATGTGATTCGGATTCATGATTTATTGATCTGAGACTTGAGGTGGCAGCTGAGGACTTTTGATTTTgctccctttcttctttttggaCCCATCACTCCTCAAACGAGGGCTCCTCAGGTCGTTCAGAGCCAGACACAACATCATCACATCAGCAGCGGGGGGTTGTGGATTGAAGGATTCTCGGTGATTGGATTCATCTTTATCATGCTTAAAGCGTCTCTTGGCGAGCACCTGCTGCGCCTGACCCCAGAGAGGCGGGATCAAGTAGCAGCGGCGTAATCCTCCACCAGCCCCTGCAGCAGCGTCCTCTCACGGTGCCCCGGAACCAGCGCCAACATGAACGGTGATTTGTGGATCACCAGTCACTTCGCCTGCTTGGTTGGGAGACGTTTGTCATCACGTGACCTGTCTGCGCTGGCGACTGGGAAATGGCGCCTCCaacgggagaggaggaggacagggaggtgGAACATGTCTGCTCCACCCAAGATGAGCCGCCCAACATGGCACCTGTCCAGCCTGTCCAGCCTCCCAGCCTGTCCAGCCTGTCCACCAGGACGCAGGACTGCTGTCACATCGGGTCCATAAAATGGGCGGAGTAAGTACACATCTGGAAGGGCGACACCCGAAGGTGTCCCATTACTCACTTTGATCGTTGTCCTTCCACAAGGACAGGATCGGTTCTGTCTCAGGAAGGTTTGACCTTGTTTGTCTGCTACAGAGACGGAATTTAGATTCGAGGAGAACTCAACTGGTGCttgtgcagctctgctctgtggaTTTATGAGCCTTCAGGCTCATTACCTGCAGCTTTGGCTTCATTTGGCAGACAAGCAAGTGGCTGCAGATTAGAAAAAGATAAATGTGCCGTGACTCTGAGGCCAGGAGACGTTTAGACCCCCGCAGCTCGTCTGAGCTTCCATTTGATCCGCGCCGCAGGATCTGGCTGCGTTAGGAGACGCGTcctgctggagcaggaacctgaTTAGTGGTGATCACTGTGAggcaggtcagaggaagagcagcgacagcagagcagcagcagcaacagagcagcagcagagcagcagcagagcagagcagcagcagcaggcagcagcagcagcagagcagcagcagcagcaacagagcaacagcagcagcagcagagcagcagcacagcagcagaacagcagcagcagcagcagcaacagagcaacagcagcagcagagcagcaacagagcaacagcagcagcagcagcagagcagcagcagcagcagcagcagagcagcagcacagcagcagcagcagcagagcagcagcagagcagcagcagcaacacagcagcagagcagcagcagcaacagcagcagcagcagagcagcagcagcaacagagcaacagcagcagaacagcagcagcaacagagcaacagcagcagcagcagagcagcaacagagcaacagcagcagcagcagcagagcagcagcagcagcagcagcaacagagcagcagcagagcagagcagcagcagcagcagcagcagcagagcagcagcagcagcagagcaacagcagcagcagcagcagcatcagcagcagcagcagagcaacagcagcagagcagcagcagcaacagagcaacagcagcagcagcagcagagcagcagcagcagcagcagcaacagagcagcagcacagcagagcagcagcagcagcagcagagcagcagcagcagagcagcagcagcagcagcagagcagcagcagcagagcagcagcagcagagcagcagcagcagcagctgaaccaGAAACATAATATCAGAAAAATAATATTCTGAACATCTTTTGTCAGCTGAACCAGGATTTAGGTGAGTAAAGTGATGAAAGTGTTGGGAGGATTTAAAAGCTGGCAAACATCAAACTGATTTCCATTTGGTTTCCAAATGGAAGCATTTGTGTCCTGATGTGTCCCTAATCTGAGGTCACTCTGGCTCCATGtccactatttacatctgtaaaCTGTAATCCAGAGgagcataacccccccccaccccccacccacccacccacccactgcATTAAAGAGGCTTGAGTCTGTATATAGTAAAATACTGAACAATAGAAGAATAAAGAGATATTTTTTATAATTAAATTAGTCATTTCAATAGGTAAGTATTGAGAGAACTACTGAGctgttgttttcattcattattttCCACCTAACAATATTATTTTAGTCCTAATTAGGGAGATATCGTCCAGTTATGCTCCATCGGAACCGCATATACCGCCCCCGTGTGGTCAAATGACCTCATTGCtatctgtcctgtttttttcccctttttaaaaaatatatttagcaAAAACTCTTGAAATTCCCAAATCATGATGTCAGATTAATATGGACGTAAATCCGTGATATCAgaaattcatttttcatttttaacactTTCAACATCCAGCCAATCAAGATACCATCCGCAGGTCACGTGACGCACCAAACCTGACGCGCGTGAGGATAACGAGTCGGTGCTttcgtgattttttttaacgctTCATGTGATTATTTCAAAATCATGTCTCAATCCAACGGATAAATATTATCattctttacttttttttatcatgtttGGGTCTACACTCGCGACCGTAGGGATGTCACATGATCAGCGGAGCGTGACGTGATTGGCTGGATGTTGAATGACGTGATCGTTTCTTCTCCCTGGGTACCCGGATGTTTCATGTCCCAGAATGAATTTTTGAAACTGCAATTTTTATGACGTTGATATTTCTTTAGAccgattttttttattatttagaatTTTTTTAAGACTGAAAATTttacatcaaaaataaaaatctgtgcTCGAAATCTGATggcttttcaaattaaaagtgGTTTTAATGCAGTgagaaaaaaagttaaaaattcATACTCGAAGACAGATTTacttccctttctctctctctctctctctctctctctctctctctctctctctcacacacacacacacacaaaacagatgaGGAAATGCCAAAATTGTCATGCAGTTTAAGAATAAAAGAGGGTTAGAGGGACTTAACTAGAAGTGTTTTCAGTTATGTAAGGTTACAGGTTAACAAtgagacaaacacaaatgaactaaaaaacaaaaaaaaggcatgtTATCACGGTCAGTTTCTTACAAATTTTACGAATCACCATATTTGTAATAACTCGAACCTGTTCTCATCATTTCTGCACGTGTTAGATTTTAATGCTTTGAAATGTCTGGTTTGAAAAGGCAGCCTGTGAAGAATTAATCCTCCTTACACAATGTGGATAAATCAGGCTGTTTGGTTGTTGTTGGTGAGATTAATTACTAATTACAGTGTTTGGGGGCAGTGAGACTAGCACATGTGTTTTGAGTACTCATTTTATGAATTATTCATTCGAAAACAGGTGAAAGTTTTCAGAGTTCTGAAGGGGCGACTGCTCGCACCGCCCGGTCCGGCCTCTAGGGGGCAGTGCGGGACTGCGGCGCCAACCCAACCTGCTTCTGCAGCTTTACTTTGTACATTTAAACCTAATTTACTGCAAATCTGAtcgttttctgtctgtttctgtcacACCACAACGGAAGTTCATCAGATGTATGGCTGTTTGTTGCGTATTCGGTTTTCCTGTGTGtcagaataaagaaaaatgaagaaataaaaaaaatctccagtGGTTTGTTTGATTTGGCCATTTTATatcttcattttcagaattCCACCATGGCTCCAGGCGATTCGAAAACCCAATAATATGATAATAATCCTTTCTTCATCCACCCACTTCTACGCATTTTAGTCACTTTGAGGAGTTTTATGCAACTTAACTAactttctgattggctgacggTCGTGCGGGCGGGGCGGGGCTTAGCGCCCGGTAATTAGCATATACCTCTTGGCTAATAAAAGTGCCGACAGCTTCACCTGATGATGCAGGCAGCATTAAACCCCCCAGAGGCGAGCAGAACGGACGGCAGGAGGACATGCAGGGGCCCCGGATGTAGCGCAGGGTCCAACTCTTGTACATCAACTTTCAGAACCGAGGCCCTCACCTCACCGGTGCCGGTGCGCGTCAAGGCGCACAGCCACAGGAGCGCCGCCCTCCTTCCTCCGGTGGGCTGGTTTGActggtccggtccggtccggtccgggtCGTTCAcgcctgtttctgctgcctgaGCGGTCCGACCCAGAGCCCCGGGTCATCCATGAGGCTAGAGGCCGCAGCCAGGATGGATCTGTTCAGGAAGCTGTGGAAGGCGAGGAAACTGATCCTGGTGGTGCTGATCCCGCTGTCCCTGCTTCCTCTGCCGCTCATCCACCCCACGAGCGTGAGTACAGCGACGCACCTGTAGACCCACGACCCGAACCCAAAGCTCGAGTGGTTCCTGGAAGAGCTGCGATCTTCCACAGTTGTGCTGTTTCTGAACAAATATCAACTTTCCTTCCACACCAAACACAGAAGAGCAGCTCAATTTATCTGCCCAATTTGTTAGCTTCACACaagagttttatttatttatttatttatttattttataatatatCTATATTTGAATTGGACCCGATCCTGTCAAACCCAGTTAGACAATAAAGGTGCAGCTGAATTCAACAAATGTTAGTGGAGAAATTGTTCATAATAATGAATCAAAGTGATTCAACTGCGACAGGAAATGTACTCAGTTACTTTCTGTTTGATTAAATCACCTTAAATTAACAAACAATAGAAGAATAAATAAACTATTTAATTACCTCAAAATAAGAAGATCCAAGTCTCCCGCCGAGGTCGCTCCATGTCAGTGCttatagggtgtgtgtgtgtgtgtgtgtggtgtgtgtgtgtgtgtgtgtgtgtgtgtgtgtgcgtgtgtgtgtgtgtgtgagtgagtgagagagagagagagaggacacacTGTCCCTTTGATCATCGCTGATGCCGCTCATCAGGGCGCAGAGGAGACGTCTCCATGTGCTGCTGACATTGGtggggtgttgttgttgttttggtgtgAGAGCCAGTAAACacaagcagagaccagagaacTGAGCCTTGGAGGCATAAATGACCTTAAAATAAAGTCTAAAAAACCAAAAGGCCAAACGGATCCAAAAGAATCAACAAAGCTCcttaaaatgtctgaaaaaaACTGAGAATTCTGACgggtggagctgctgatccGTAAACAGTCTGTTTAGATGTTTAGATGTTTAGATGTTTGGGTGTTTAGATGTTAGGTGTTTGGATGTTTAGATGTTTGGGTGTTTAGATGTTTAGGTGTTTAGATGTTTAGATGTTTGGATGTTTGGGTGTTTAGGTGTTTGGATGTTTAGATGTTTGGGTGTTTGGATGTTTGGTGTTTGGATGTTTAGGTGTTTAGATGTTTGGATGTTTGGGTGTTTGGATGTTTCGCTGTTTGGctgtttggctgtttggatgTTTGGATGTTTAGGTGTTTACGTGTTTAGATGTTTAGGTGTTTGGATGTTTAGGTGTTTGGATGTTTAGATGTTTAGATGTTTGGCTGTTTGGCTGTTTGGGTGTTTAGGTGTTTGGGTGTTTGGATGTTTGGATGTTTGGCTGTTTGGGTGTTTAGATGTTTAGGTGTTTAGATGTTTAGATGTTTAGATGTTGGATGTTTGGGTGTTTAGATGTTTAGATGTTTAGATGTTTAGGTGTTTGGATGTTTAGGTGTTTAGGTGTTTAGGTGTTTGGATGTTTAGATGTTTAGATGTTTGGGTGTTTAGGTGTTTGGGTGTTTGGGTGTTTAGGTGTTTGGATGTTTCGCTGTTTGGGTGTTTGGATGTTTGGGTGTTTAGATGTTTAGGTGTTTACGTGTTTGGATGTTTACGTGTTTAGATGCTTAGATGTGTCTTCAACTGAAGGGCGCGGTTGCGTAACCCCCCCCAGCTGTGTGTCAGGGCTGTTTCTGTTATAAATGCGTCTTTTTCATATTTGTGTTGCTAACACCGTCTTGGTGCTGGGGGCCCAGGTCCTGGCCCCCCAGCTGGCCCCGGGGCTCCGGCCCCTGCTGTTATGTCAGGAGACGCAGGATGAGGCTGAGCcagaacaaaagaacaaaaagttactacaaagaaaaggaaagaaacaaTCCAAACTAATTAAATTACATAACCGGGGCTCAACCTGCCCCGGCGCTGGACTCGGTCCCCACGTGGCCCCCTTACGTCAGCAGCGCCCCCCCGGCCTGGCAGGAATGTGGCCGGGCACCGAGGTgaaagcgtgtgtgtttggagtgtgtTTGGAGTGTGTTTGGAGTTACTGAGTCCAGCTGCAAAGGGACAGAACATCTGTTGGATGCGGTCAGGCCgggtcagtggggggggggggcagctgtgccggcaggagggggcaggtggaggtgtgACACGACCTCACAGTGGCTAATGCGTTAGCTTGTGCTAACAAATGAAGGGTTCTCTTCAGAAAGGTGGTTGAGATGGTTTCTTAGTTTGTTGGTTTTACTCTCAAATTGATGTTTTTCCACTTAATTAGGTGTAATTAGTTGTTGTGGAGAACAGCTTCCTGTCTACTTCCTGTCAGGGTTTGATGAGGTCACCTGTCAGGTGAGTCAGGACAGGAAGTCCGGCTGCCAGCTGAACCCTGCAGCGGATTAAGTGAGTTTATATGAACTTCTGGGAACCTCGGTCCTCTCAAGCTCAGGTGGAGGTCGAATAAAGGTCAAAGTCCATCATTTAGGAGCTCGTGTGCACGTTTTGGTCCCAGCTTCCCACGtgatcagctgctgctctcccattAGCAGCCCAGTAATGAGTACTGGTGCTGCTGACTCGGCGCttaagcacccccccccccccatctcctgaTCGATGGTCGTCATTGACGAGGCTGTTTAGGCGTCTTTTGTCTCTTATCGTCTCCTCTTCAGTGATTAGATCAACAAAGAGCTCAACCTCATGGTCTCACGTTGAGAGACCACCTGATCCAGAGGATCAGTTACACTAGTCAGagccattagcattagcattagcatttaaagctgCTCGCTCAGGTTCTGCAGCAGTCAGGATTCCCTCCCAAAGCATCCCCACGACAGGTTTCCCTCCCCACTCCACGTCCTGGATCCCAGTGCCGGGTCCTCCTGGTTTCTGGGTCCTGAGTGCTCCTGGCTGGTGTGTTGCAGGAGGCCTGCTGCGCCTacgtgctgatggtgacggccGTCTACTGGGTGTCCGAGGCCGTTCcgctgggagctgctgctctggttcctGCCTTCCTGTATCCGCTCTTTGGGGTCCTGAAGTCCAGCGAGGTGAGTGTGGAGGAGATCTTATCTGCTTCGACCCAGAATCTAAAGAATCGTACAGAGAAAAGGTGACGTTTCCAACCTTTGACTCCAAATCATTGATTTCCCCGGATCAACAGGTCAGCTGTAATCTTACTGTtactgggtgggggggtgggggggtggtagtggtggtggtggtgggggggggggggggggtggtagtggtgggggtggggggggggtggggggttggttggttggttatcAACCACGACAGCCTGAAACCAAGAGACCCCTCAGCTGCTAACGCCGATGATGTCACTGGTGTCTTGCTCACCTGTCATATCGGCGTTACATAAACCAGGAGCTGCACGTGTCATGTGACCGAGTCACATGGACAGAGGGTGACAAAGCTTCCTGTTAGCGCTGCTTAAGCCTCTTGTGATTCATTTCTACAAATATGCCAGCTTTATGCAACCTTCCCAGTCTATTATGGtctcctgcaccccccccccacacacacacacacacacacacacacacgcacacacacacctgcttttcCCCATAAACACAGGCTATTGGAAACCAAGTGCTACTGTTCCATAATTATGGTCTGGAGGTACCAGGCTGCCATTCTAACGTGGCTCAGGAGGAGCAAGTGTCAGCGGGTTTAGGTGAAGGTTGAGTGGACGCCAGCTTATACAACACTGGTTCCTGTTCTGGTGGGAAATAGAGCAGATTAACAGGAACAAGCGGGAAACTGTACATTTCCATCCAgacaacgggggggggggggggcaaacgaGCCGCCTAGCAACCAGCCCCCTGATCCTCAACCTATTATACCGAAGATTAGCAGATGCTAGCATCTTCCACTGGTTAGCTTTAGCAATATCTGTGAAGAGGTGATCTCTGTTTTAGACACTCGACCTCCGGGGTCAGGACAGAACTGGGGGGTGAACTGGGAGGTGAACTGGGGGGTGAACTGGGAGGTGAACAGGGAGGTGAACAGGGAGGTGAACTGGGGGGTGAACTGGGAGGTGTGGCAGCTGATCTTTGTGCTGTGTGCAGGTGGCAGCTGAGTACTGTAAGGACAccactctgctgctgatgggcgTCATCTGTCTGGCCGCCTCCATCGAGAAGTGGAACCTCCACAAACGCATCGCCCTGCGTATGGTGATGGTCGCCGGGGCCAAGCCGGGCATGTGAGCGTCTTCCCCGCCTCCCTCAGGAGATGTGTTGCTGTGGTAATAACATTGGTCATAACAAGGCTCCGCCTCTGCTCCAGGTTGGTGCTGGGCTTCATGTGCTGCACAGTGTTCCTGTCCATGTGGCTCAGCAACACCTCCACCACGGCCATGGTCATGCCCATCGCCGAGGccgtgctgcagcagctgatctgCACCGGCCTGGCCGACGGCCCCCACGACTCCGAGACCGCCGAAGCCCCCGACGACGACAGCGGTACGTCAGCGAGTTAGCTTCTGTACGACCTCCGATGCCACACGTCAGTCACCAATGTCCTCCACAGCTGTCTCGGAGACGGAAGCCAACGTGGAGAAGAAAGATCCGGAGCTGCTGGACCGCAGGGAGAGGTACGCCTGTGGatctcctccacagctctctGCTCAGTGTCTGCACTAACTTTGTTTCTCCCTCCAGTAACGACACCAAACAGGAGCTGGCGACGGTCACGGAGGTGAGACCGGACCGGTCTGGTCGTGAGCCTCTCAGGAGAACCTGACAGAAACATCACCTTCTTGTTCCCTGTGTTTcagctccagcctggagaggggAATGGTCTGGCTCTCAGACCAGTCACGAACCAGGAGCACAGCAGGTCCACCAATGGACACCTGCCTGAGGTTGGACACATGAAGTTAGAGAAGCTGGTGATAAAAGTCACCGTTGGGTTACACACTAActagctaactagctaactagCTAATTAGAGCTGCCAGTGGAGTAAAAAGGCAGTTTTTGCCGTGTTTAAGGTGGAAAATGGGAcgagtttctgtctgtcttcccccTCAGGTGGCTGTTGAGATCCCAAATGTGAAGCGGGTGAAGATGAGGAGAGACTCCCAGTACCCCACCAAGAGAGATCACATGATCTGCAAATGCCTGACGCTCAGCATCACCTACGCCGCCACCATCGGCggcctcatcaccatcaccggCACCTCAACCAACCTCATCTTCGCCGAGCAGTTCAACACGTACGTGGACGTGCACGCGTTGGTAGGAGCCGAGTCGGCCTTGGCCGGGCGGGTTCTGGTCATTGCCAGCCGCCATCTCTCCGCCCCTGAGGCGGTCGGCGAGGTCTGAGATCACGATAATCAGCCTCGGCACGACCCCGAGAGCCGATTTCCTCCAGCCGCCGCGCTAAGCTCAGCAGAATGGCCCCCTTCATGTGGCAGCATGCGGGACAAAGGTCAGGCCTGGACCCCGGTCCGTGTCTGGCGCCGCTGACTAACGTTACATGTATCTGAActagccgggggggggggggcagacggacAGAGCACAGCTGTGGGGTCAAACGGACCCGTGAGAACACCGCCGGCTCCAGCTGATATGAAATGCTGATAAGGCCTTTTTTTCCATCAACGTGCACGTGATGAGCTTTAGCTTCTCAGTGTTATGGTGGAccgtggtcacctgtgtgacccCCCGTGTGACCCCCCTGTGTGACCCCCCCATGTGACCCCTCTGTGTGACCCGCCTGTGTGACCCCCCTGTGTGACCCCCCTGTGTGACCCCCTTGTGTGACCCACCTGTGTGACCCCCCTGTGTGACCCCCCTGTGTGACCCGCCTGTGTGACCCCTCTGTGTGACCCCCCTGTGTGACCCCCCTGTGTGACCCCCCTGTGTGACCCCCCTGTGTGACCCCCCTGTGTGACCCCCTTGTGTGACCCCCTTGTGTGACCCCCCTGTGTGACCCGCCTGTGTGACCCGCCTGTGTGACCCCCCTGTGTGACCCACCTGTGTGACCCACCTGTGTGACCCCCCGTGTGACCCCTCTGTGTGACCCACCTGTGTGACCCCCCGTGTGACCCCTCTGTGTGACCCGCCTGTGTGACCCCTCTGTGTGACCCACCTGTGTGACCCGCCTGTGTCCTTCCAGACGCTACCCGGACGCAAAGGTGATCAACTTCGGCACCTGGTTCATCTTCAGCTTCCCCATCGCTCTCATCATGCTGGTCCTCACCTGGCTCtggctccacttcctcttcctgggcTGCAAGTAAGGGCCGTTAGTTAGTTGGTCAGTCGGCCGGTTAGCTGGTTAGTTGCCCGCTGCTCTTCTCTCCCTTTTCACCGTGCGTGCGTGACTGCTCGTGCCTTCAGCTTCAGGGAAACGTGCTCGCTGAGCAAGAAGCGCAAAACCAAGAGGGAGATGATGTCGGAGCGGCGGATCCACGAGGAGTACGCCAAGCTGGGCCCCATCAGGTGTGTAGCCCTGCTCCGTCAGCACCGCGTCCTGTTACTGGGTCCTGACCCGCCCCTAAAGCGTCTCCTCAACGTCCCAGCTACCCCGAGGTGGTGACGGgcctcttcttcatcctgaTGACCCTGCTGTGGTTCACCAGGGAGCCTGGATTCGTGCCGGGCTGGACGTCCCTGTTCGAGAAGTGAGTGTAGTTCTGAGGGCGGCTGGAGAGCCGAGCAGCTCGGAGT
This window harbors:
- the slc13a4 gene encoding solute carrier family 13 member 4, with translation MRLEAAARMDLFRKLWKARKLILVVLIPLSLLPLPLIHPTSEACCAYVLMVTAVYWVSEAVPLGAAALVPAFLYPLFGVLKSSEVAAEYCKDTTLLLMGVICLAASIEKWNLHKRIALRMVMVAGAKPGMLVLGFMCCTVFLSMWLSNTSTTAMVMPIAEAVLQQLICTGLADGPHDSETAEAPDDDSAVSETEANVEKKDPELLDRRESNDTKQELATVTELQPGEGNGLALRPVTNQEHSRSTNGHLPEVAVEIPNVKRVKMRRDSQYPTKRDHMICKCLTLSITYAATIGGLITITGTSTNLIFAEQFNTRYPDAKVINFGTWFIFSFPIALIMLVLTWLWLHFLFLGCNFRETCSLSKKRKTKREMMSERRIHEEYAKLGPISYPEVVTGLFFILMTLLWFTREPGFVPGWTSLFEKKGYRTDATISVLLGFLLFLIPARRPFSSSSGRNADDDPLAPMITWKDFQRLMPWEIVILVGGGYALAAGCKVSGLSVWIGRQLEPMSGLPPWAVTLLACLLVSAVTEFASNPATLTVFLPILSALSESLHINPLHTLIPSTMCVSFGVMLPVGNPPNAIVFSYGHVQIKDMVKAGFGVNLIGVAVVMLAITTWGVPLFNLSEFPAWAVTRNVTGVL